A genomic window from Denticeps clupeoides chromosome 11, fDenClu1.1, whole genome shotgun sequence includes:
- the tango2 gene encoding transport and Golgi organization protein 2 homolog isoform X3 translates to MEEGKEGGSWLGISKRGKLAALTNYLEGKVNPDAQGRGFLVSNYLTENLDSYSYLRKVSAEGHLYNGFNLLAGEFKANEDMICYYGNKGSPEPIHLKQAGIYGLSNSLLETPWRKLQHGKHLFTSVVSRTLPPEGLVQELLHILNNEELNTPDPAQESQGEGYSKPMLRALSAVCVRAPRYGTRTNTVILIDAADNVTFTERTMLNCDVTQWSTKSFHFKLQG, encoded by the exons ATGGAGGAAGGAAAGGAGGGTGGATCCTGGCTGGGAATCAGCAAGAGGGGCAAGCTGGCAGCGCTGACCAATTACCTTGAAGGAAAGGTCAACCCAGATGCGCAGGGGAGAG GGTTTTTGGTTTCCAACTACCTGACGGAGAACCTGGACAGCTATTCCTACCTCCGCAAGGTATCTGCTGAAGGGCATCTCTACAATGGCTTCAACCTCTTGGCTGGAGAGTTCAA GGCCAATGAAGACATGATTTGTTACTATGGAAACAAAGGCAGCCCTGAGCCCATCCACCTAAAACAAG CAGGAATCTACGGGTTGAGTAATTCCCTCCTGGAGACCCCGTGGAGGAAGCTGCAGCACGGCAAGCACCTCTTCACCAGCGTAGTGAGCCGCACGCTGCCCCCCGAAGGCCTGGTTCAGGAACTGCTACACATCCTCAACAACGAGGAGCT AAACACGCCGGACCCAGCGCAGGAGAGCCAGGGGGAAGGTTACAGCAAGCCCATGCTCCGTGCACTGTCTGCCGTGTGTGTCCGTGCGCCAAGATACGGCACAAG GACCAATACAGTTATTCTTATTGATGCAGCAGACAATGTGACCTTCACGGAGCGCACTATGCTTAACTGTGATGTTACCCAGTGGAGCACAAAATCTTTCCACTTCAAACTCCAGGGGTGA
- the dgcr8 gene encoding microprocessor complex subunit DGCR8 has protein sequence MDIDEVLPPLPLEPPDDAKLENLRCKAPPPPPLQTSSDAEEMDVSSGGDGLSHTPAGSLQAQLLTKGSVSFSSRHSDEPDPNVPCPRTARHAPPVTKFLPDLKLLRDVKISVSFSDCSKSKDRKVLYTGVGQASGTVAASEEPNGELNAASEQMAAQGSIGVNGNGSVGAATKHEVELDQEDKVEFAVLDELEDFSENFLETEDGDQGVFRSEVIAQQEQVNEDDLNYFYEDDFDNDVDALLEEGMPVPKKMRLAEDKYTGDSDHQSDGESSVQPMMTKIKTVLKSRGRPPTEPLPDGWIMTFHNSGIPVYLHRETRVVTWSRPYFLGTGSIRKHDPPTSSIPCLHYKKMKEQEEREQNGEVTPNSDVSPVKPGEEAESLERADEPDSTAPEDTSARASEDAGQDTVAATDSQLDGKESLANEMAQGALGQVKAKVEVCKDESIDIEDFRSYLERCFDFEQVTVKKFRTWAERRQFNRDMKRKQAESERPILPANQKLITLSVQDAPTKKEFVINPNGKSEVCILHEYMQRVLKVRPVYNFFECENPSEPFGASVIIDGVTYGTGTASSKKLAKNKAARATLEILIPDFVKQTSEEKPVEGDELEYFNHISIEDSRVYELTNKAGLLSPYQILHECLKRNHGMGDTSIKFEVIPGKNQKSEYVMTCGKHTVRGWCKNKRVGKQLASQKILQMLHPHVKNWGSLLRMYGRESNKMVKKESSDKSVIELQQYAKKNKPNLHILNKLQEEMRKLAREREETRKKPKMTVMESAQPGSEPLCTVDV, from the exons ATGGATATTGATGAGGTCTTGCCTCCGCTCCCTCTGGAGCCACCTGATGATGCAAAGTTGGAGAACCTTAGATGTAAagcacctccaccacctcccctGCAAACGTCCAGTGACGCAGAGGAAATGGACGTTAGCTCTGGTGGTGATGGACTCTCACACACCCCAGCAGGGAGCCTGCAAGCGCAGCTCCTCACCAAGGGCTCTGTGTCCTTCAGTAGCCGTCACTCGGATGAGCCTGACCCCAATGTCCCCTGCCCCAGAACCGCTCGGCACGCTCCCCCCGTAACCAAGTTCCTCCCCGATCTTAAACTGCTCCGAGACGTCAAGATCAGCGTGAGCTTCTCAGACTGCAGCAAGAGTAAAGACAGAAAGGTGCTGTACACAGGGGTAGGGCAAGCAAGCGGCACAGTGGCTGCTTCCGAGGAGCCGAATGGTGAGTTGAATGCTGCTTCCGAGCAGATGGCAGCTCAGGGTAGCATCGGGGTTAATGGTAACGGTTCCGTTGGCGCCGCGACAAAGCACGAGGTGGAGCTTGATCAGGAAGATAAGGTTGAGTTCGCTGTGCTGGATGAGTTGGAGGATTTCAGCGAGAACTTTCTAGAAACAGAGGATGGGGACCAAGGTGTCTTCAGATCTGAGGTCATAGCTCAGCAGGAGCAAGTGAATGAGGATGACCTGAACTACTTTTATGAG GACGATTTTGATAATGACGTTGATGCCTTATTGGAGGAGGGAATGCCAGTACCCAAAAAGATGCGCCTGGCTGAGGACAAGTACACCGGGGACAGTGATCACCAATCTGATGGCGAATCCAGTGTTCAGCCTATGATGACCAAAATTAAGACTGTTCTTAAGA GTCGTGGACGACCTCCAACTGAACCACTACCTGATGGCTGGATCATGACATTCCATAACTCTGGCATTCCAGTCTACCTTCACAGAGAAACACGAGTTGTTACGTGGTCTCGTCCTTATTTTCTTGGAACAGGAAGCATCAGG AAACATGACCCTCCCACAAGTAGCATTCCTTGCTTGCACTATAAGAAGATGAAGGAACAGGAGGAAAGGGAACAAAATGGAGAGGTGACTCCGAACTCTGACGTTTCCCCGGTGAAACCTGGAGAAGAGGCAGAATCCCTAGAGAGAGCTGATGAACCAGACTCCACTGCTCCAGAGGACACCTCTGCCAGGGCTTCAGAGGACGCCGGCCAGGACACTGTGGCAGCTACGGATTCCCAGTTAGATGGAAAGGAATCTCTGGCCAATGAAATGGCACAAGGGGCTTTGGGCCAAGTGAAAGCCAAGGTTGAGGTTTGCAAAGATGAGTCTATtg ATATTGAAGACTTCCGTAGTTACTTGGAGCGATGCTTTGACTTCGAGCAAGTGACTGTAAAGAAGTTCCGTACGTGGGCTGAAAGACGGCAATTCAACAGAGACATGAAGAGGAAGCAGGCCGAGTCAGAGAGACCCATTCTACCGGCCAATCAGAAGCTCATCACACTCTCGGTCCAGGATGCCCCAACTAAGAAAG AGTTTGTCATCAACCCGAATGGTAAATCCGAAGTTTGCATTTTGCATGAATATATGCAACGTGTACTTAAGGTCCGACCAGTTTACAATTTTTTCGAATGTG AGAACCCAAGTGAACCCTTTGGAGCCTCAGTCATCATAGATGGAGTGACCTATGGCACAGGCACTGCAAGCAGTAAAAAGCTTGCCAAGAATAAAGCTG cACGAGCAACACTGGAGATCCTGATTCCTGACTTTGTGAAACAAACATCTGAGGAGAAGCCAGTTGAGGGGGATGAACTGGAG TATTTCAATCATATCAGTATTGAGGACTCAAGGGTGTATGAGTTAACCAACAAAGCAGGTTTGCTCTCACCTTACCAGATTCTTCATGAGTGCCTTAAGAG AAACCATGGGATGGGAGACACCAGTATCAAGTTTGAGGTGATTCCTGGAAAGAACCAGAAGAGCGAGTATGTCATGACCTGTGGCAAGCACACTGTGCGTGGGTGGT GCAAGAATAAACGAGTTGGTAAGCAGTTGGCATCCCAGAAGATCCTGCAGATGCTCCACCCCCATGTGAAAAACTGGGGCTCGCTGCTACGCATGTACGGCAGAGAGAGCAACAAAATGGTTAAAAAG GAGAGTTCAGACAAAAGTGTGATTGAACTGCAACAGTATGCCAAAAAGAACAAGCCAAACCTTCACATCCTGAACAAGCTTCAAGAGGAGATGAGGAAGTTGGCTAGAGAGAGG GAGGAAACCAGGAAGAAGCCAAAAATGACTGTAATGGAATCAGCCCAGCCTGGCAGTGAGCCTCTGTGCACCGTGGATGTGTAG